A stretch of Oreochromis aureus strain Israel breed Guangdong linkage group 11, ZZ_aureus, whole genome shotgun sequence DNA encodes these proteins:
- the LOC120442558 gene encoding uncharacterized protein LOC120442558, translated as MMVEWLSHLPPEVWVMVFSYLSTQEKHRVRCCCKVLKKLIDHPCLWRNHMVVLSNFPRYTAGFWDTLKYRRVTRVVVQRLRPKDWKHLVKSLPRLTTIVCMEGQQHYKKKNVDNLLHFPNLKTLGIRNATWSEPMLQQCQTGHLAERLTHLSAEGKLQVVEPVPSKAFHNLLLNLKKLKHLSWEIQEKPEVPLPDDYFYPPDPEDPEAYGGPTLTSLELVNYPETMLSENALRGLTSLKSLTVHYRYLKIDVKCRLQSWLSHLQELESLEIIGGNSLALYTTTFPPHVTRLALRVIISLKDLCFMAKKVKKLEHLDMHQNRFSGSLCKKLPSLFPQLKTLRIRYFHEEPKRDLLFLRNLKHLEQLELIVERSCILKSERNDHPWPSPSSQELIRELQELSENRINIITTMRQRNLFRECDCVWEGE; from the exons ATGATGGTCGAGTGGCTATCACATCTGCCACCCGAAGTTTGGGTTATGGTGTTCAGTTACCTGAGCACACAGGAAAAGCACAGGGTACGCTGCTGCTGCAAAGTCCTCAAAAAGCTGATTGACCACCCATGCCTATGGCGGAATCACATGGTGGTCCTATCCAACTTTCCACGTTACACAGCTGGATTCTGGGACACACTAAAGTATCGCAGGGTGACCCGTGTTGTAGTGCAACGTTTGAGGCCCAAAGACTGGAAACACCTTGTGAAGTCCCTCCCACGGCTCACCACTATTGTCTGCATGGAGGGACAGCAGCATtacaagaagaaaaatgtgGACAACCTGCTTCATTTCCCCAACCTAAAGACTCTCGGGATACGAAACGCCACATGGAGCGAGCCGATGCTACAGCAGTGTCAGACTGGGCATCTAGCAGAGCGGCTGACTCACCTGAGT GCTGAAGGAAAGCTGCAGGTGGTGGAACCGGTGCCATCTAAGGCCTTCCATAACTTGCTATTGAACCTAAAGAAGCTGAAACACTTATCCTGGGAGATACAAGAGAAGCCAGAAGTGCCACTGCCCGATGACTACTTTTATCCCCCAGACCCAGAAGACCCAG AAGCGTACGGTGGCCCAACACTGACCTCTCTGGAGTTGGTGAATTACCCAGAAACCATGCTGTCTGAGAATGCGCTGAGGGGACTGACCTCACTGAAGTCACTGACTGTTCACTATAGGTACCTAAAAATCGACGTCAAATGTCGTCTGCAGTCCTGGCTGAGTCATCTGCAAGAGCTAGAATCACTTGAAATCATTG GTGGGAATTCTCTTGCTCTCTATACAACCACTTTTCCACCCCATGTGACCAGGCTGGCGCTGAGAGTGATCATATCACTCAAGGATTTATGCTTCATGGCGAAGAAAGTCAAGAAACTTGAGCACCTCGACATGCATCAGAACCGCTTCTCTGGCAGTCTCTGCAAAAAGCTTCCCTCACTATTTCCTCAGCTCAAGACTCTCAGGATACG ATATTTCCATGAGGAACCAAAAAGAGACCTCCTGTTCCTCCGCAACCTAAAACACCTCGAGCAGCTGGAGCTGATCGTGGAGCGCTCGTGCATTCTCAAAAGTGAACGCAACGACCATCCCTGGCCGAGTCCGTCTTCGCAGGAGCTGATCAGAGAGCTGCAGGAGCTGTCCGAGAACAGGATCAACATCATCACCACAATGCGACAAAGAAACCTTTTTCGAGAATGTGATTGTGTTTGGGAAGGGGAGTAA